In the Thermomicrobiales bacterium genome, one interval contains:
- a CDS encoding YggS family pyridoxal phosphate-dependent enzyme, with protein sequence MTSTASSLAARIVDVQDRLARAAERSGRSAADVTLVAVSKTVGRSEVDDAYDLGLRHFGENRVQDAMPKFEGAPADAHLHLIGSLQTNKVRQIVGRVYLLHSVDRLGLIEALQVRCSTHGVIQPILLQVNIAAEEQKHGCAPDEVAGLIEATLASPNLRLRGLMTMAPLVGDADVTRPVFVGLRELRDKLQTAYPESDLSELSMGMTNDFEVAIEEGATIVRVGRAIFAPVQAS encoded by the coding sequence ATGACATCCACCGCCAGTAGCCTCGCTGCTCGAATTGTTGATGTCCAGGATCGTTTGGCACGTGCCGCCGAGCGCAGTGGACGCTCCGCAGCCGACGTGACCCTCGTAGCCGTGAGCAAGACCGTCGGTCGCTCCGAAGTTGATGATGCCTACGATCTTGGCTTGCGCCACTTCGGTGAGAATCGCGTCCAGGATGCGATGCCGAAGTTCGAGGGCGCACCGGCAGACGCGCATCTGCATCTCATTGGTAGCCTGCAGACGAACAAGGTGCGGCAGATCGTGGGGCGTGTGTACCTGCTCCACTCGGTCGACCGCCTCGGCTTGATCGAGGCACTCCAGGTGCGCTGCAGCACACATGGCGTTATCCAGCCAATCTTGTTGCAGGTGAACATCGCTGCCGAAGAGCAGAAGCACGGTTGCGCGCCGGATGAAGTTGCCGGGTTGATTGAGGCGACACTCGCATCGCCGAACCTGCGCCTTCGCGGTCTGATGACGATGGCGCCGTTGGTTGGTGATGCGGACGTGACGCGACCGGTCTTTGTTGGTCTGCGCGAGTTGCGCGACAAGCTGCAAACTGCATATCCAGAATCAGACCTGAGCGAGCTATCGATGGGCATGACAAACGACTTCGAGGTTGCGATCGAGGAGGGCGCGACGATTGTGCGCGTCGGTCGGGCTATCTTTGCGCCGGTCCAGGCTTCATGA